In Pseudomonas sp. MM213, a genomic segment contains:
- a CDS encoding DUF2790 domain-containing protein has protein sequence MKTLSTLFLTLIATSAMAASEPAATPYDPAQPLDIAKVVSVTDTATACDVVPATMVYIDHQGQTHRVTYQVMGNCTSNL, from the coding sequence ATGAAAACCCTGAGCACCCTGTTTCTGACCCTGATCGCCACCTCAGCCATGGCCGCCAGCGAGCCCGCTGCCACCCCGTACGACCCGGCGCAGCCGCTGGACATCGCCAAGGTGGTTTCCGTGACCGACACCGCAACCGCTTGCGACGTCGTGCCGGCAACCATGGTCTACATCGACCATCAGGGCCAGACCCATCGCGTGACCTACCAAGTCATGGGCAACTGCACAAGCAACCTGTAA